One Desulfobulbus propionicus DSM 2032 DNA segment encodes these proteins:
- a CDS encoding B12-binding domain-containing radical SAM protein — translation MTSILLIHPPLAKAGEPPAGIAALAGCLRAHGVDCTLVDANLEGLLWLMGSATNPVDTWSTRALKHREANLAALRSPATYANIDRYQRAVRDINRVLELAVASRPELSISLANYEDNSLDPLASSDLLRAAEEYRANLFFPWFEQHLAPKIAAKAPRFIGISLCYLSQTLCSFSLIGFLRATFLHIPLLLGGGLLTSWMRHPGWTNPFAGLVAQCIAGPGEGPLLDLLGLAHQHHDVAPDYDGLSLADYLSPGLILPYAASRGCYWNKCTFCPETAEQSRYQPVDPQTVVAHLHQLCRHTQPSLIHLLDNAVSPAVMSALIDNPPGAPWYGFVRFHEQLADVDFCHRLHASGCMLLKLGLESGSQQVLDGLHKGIDLALVEQVLAALYQAGIATYVYLLFGTPAESAVEARQTLAFVQRHHQEISFLNLAIFNMPIAGAEATALAGTTFSQGDLSLYCDFPHPQGWDRRAIRTFLDKEFKRQPELAAIFRRDPPYFTSNHAAFFNDHSPWPSRCKHEKRA, via the coding sequence ATGACCTCCATCCTGCTGATCCATCCGCCCCTGGCCAAGGCGGGCGAGCCGCCGGCGGGCATCGCCGCCCTGGCCGGCTGCCTGCGGGCGCACGGGGTCGATTGCACCCTGGTGGATGCCAACCTGGAAGGCCTGTTGTGGCTGATGGGCTCAGCCACGAATCCGGTCGATACCTGGTCGACCCGCGCCCTCAAGCACCGCGAGGCCAACCTCGCTGCTCTGCGCAGCCCCGCCACCTACGCCAATATCGACCGCTATCAACGGGCAGTGCGCGACATCAACCGGGTGCTGGAACTGGCGGTCGCCTCCCGGCCGGAACTCTCGATTAGCCTGGCCAACTACGAGGACAACAGCCTCGATCCCCTGGCCAGCAGCGATCTGCTCAGGGCCGCAGAAGAGTATCGCGCCAACCTCTTCTTTCCCTGGTTTGAGCAGCACCTGGCGCCAAAGATCGCGGCCAAGGCGCCGCGATTTATCGGCATTTCGCTCTGCTACCTCAGCCAGACCCTGTGCAGCTTCAGCCTGATCGGCTTTCTCCGCGCCACCTTTCTGCACATTCCCCTGCTGCTCGGCGGCGGCCTGCTCACCTCCTGGATGCGTCATCCCGGCTGGACCAATCCCTTTGCCGGCCTGGTGGCGCAGTGCATCGCCGGGCCGGGCGAAGGCCCGCTGCTCGACCTGCTGGGGCTTGCGCACCAACACCATGATGTCGCGCCCGACTATGACGGCCTATCGCTCGCCGACTACCTATCCCCCGGCCTGATTCTCCCCTACGCAGCCTCGCGCGGCTGCTATTGGAACAAGTGTACCTTTTGCCCGGAGACCGCCGAACAGAGCCGCTATCAGCCTGTTGACCCGCAGACAGTGGTGGCCCATTTGCACCAATTGTGCCGCCACACTCAACCCAGCCTCATCCACCTGCTCGACAATGCCGTCAGTCCGGCTGTGATGTCGGCGCTAATCGACAATCCGCCTGGAGCACCCTGGTACGGTTTTGTCCGCTTTCACGAGCAACTGGCTGATGTCGACTTTTGCCACCGGTTGCATGCCTCCGGCTGCATGCTACTCAAGCTCGGCCTGGAATCCGGTTCGCAGCAGGTGTTGGATGGGCTGCACAAGGGCATCGACCTGGCCCTGGTGGAACAGGTCCTCGCGGCCCTGTATCAGGCCGGTATCGCCACCTATGTCTATCTGTTGTTCGGCACGCCGGCGGAATCCGCCGTTGAAGCCCGCCAAACCCTGGCCTTTGTTCAACGCCACCACCAGGAGATCAGCTTCCTCAACCTGGCCATCTTCAACATGCCTATCGCAGGCGCCGAGGCAACGGCCCTGGCAGGCACGACCTTTTCCCAGGGTGATCTCTCACTCTACTGCGATTTCCCCCACCCCCAGGGCTGGGATCGGCGCGCCATCCGCACCTTTCTTGATAAAGAATTCAAGCGCCAACCGGAGTTAGCGGCCATCTTCCGCCGTGATCCGCCTTATTTTACTTCAAATCATGCAGCCTTTTTTAATGACCACTCTCCCTGGCCAAGTCGATGCAAGCATGAGAAACGGGCATGA
- a CDS encoding type II toxin-antitoxin system HicA family toxin → MNLIPSLSYFKIISALKRDGWVVVRQRGSHIRLQKHTRTEVLKLTIPAHTPLKRSTLAHILKQAGLSVEDFRALL, encoded by the coding sequence ATGAACCTCATTCCCAGTCTTTCTTATTTCAAGATCATCTCGGCCTTGAAGCGGGACGGCTGGGTTGTGGTGAGGCAGAGAGGGAGCCATATCCGGTTGCAAAAACACACCCGCACCGAAGTGCTCAAGTTGACGATCCCGGCGCATACGCCCCTCAAGCGATCCACCTTGGCACATATCCTCAAACAAGCGGGGCTTTCGGTTGAAGATTTCCGCGCGTTGTTATAA
- a CDS encoding type II toxin-antitoxin system HicB family antitoxin, which translates to MKLQVILEPSEEGGFTVYVPSLPGCISEGDSREEALANIKEAIALYLEPIEDDALVAPNAQLLEIAI; encoded by the coding sequence ATGAAACTTCAGGTCATTCTTGAACCAAGCGAGGAAGGTGGCTTCACCGTCTACGTCCCCAGTCTCCCCGGGTGCATCAGTGAAGGCGACAGCAGAGAGGAGGCACTGGCCAACATCAAGGAAGCTATAGCCTTGTATCTCGAACCCATCGAAGACGATGCTCTCGTTGCTCCGAACGCCCAACTCCTCGAGATTGCGATATGA
- a CDS encoding response regulator transcription factor, producing the protein MRILLIDDDTELCDLLTEYLEQEGFAVSACHEAQQGLTTALAGDHSFLILDVMLPGFNGFDLLRKIRQASTVPVLMLTARGDEVDRIVGLELGADDYLPKPFNPRELVARIRAIQRRGENGLGNRRTAPGKLLADDIVLDPGTRTVWRHDVEIPLTTVEFALLHALLKRIGQVVNREELAMEALGRKLELFDRSIDVHISSLRKKLGRNVNGIERIKTVRSVGYMYICP; encoded by the coding sequence ATGCGGATCTTGCTCATCGACGACGACACCGAGCTGTGCGACCTCCTGACCGAATACCTCGAACAGGAGGGGTTTGCCGTCTCGGCCTGCCATGAGGCCCAACAGGGATTGACGACCGCTCTCGCCGGCGATCATTCCTTCCTGATTCTCGATGTCATGCTCCCCGGCTTCAACGGTTTTGACCTGTTGCGCAAGATCCGGCAAGCGTCCACGGTCCCGGTGCTGATGCTGACCGCCCGGGGCGATGAAGTCGACCGGATCGTCGGCCTGGAATTGGGGGCCGATGATTACCTGCCCAAGCCCTTCAACCCGCGTGAACTGGTGGCCCGGATCCGGGCCATCCAACGTCGAGGCGAAAACGGATTGGGCAACCGGCGCACCGCGCCCGGCAAGCTGCTTGCCGACGACATCGTCCTTGATCCTGGCACCCGGACCGTCTGGCGGCACGACGTCGAAATCCCGCTGACCACGGTGGAATTCGCCCTGCTCCATGCCCTGCTCAAACGGATCGGCCAGGTGGTCAACCGCGAGGAGCTGGCCATGGAGGCGCTGGGCCGCAAACTGGAGCTGTTCGACCGCAGCATCGATGTCCACATCAGCAGTCTGCGCAAGAAATTGGGCCGCAACGTCAACGGCATTGAACGAATCAAAACCGTGCGCAGTGTCGGTTACATGTACATCTGCCCCTAA
- a CDS encoding peptide chain release factor 3 has protein sequence MSSQYHKEIQKRRTFGIISHPDAGKTTLTEKLLLFGGAIQMAGAVKSRKTAVHATSDWMAIERERGISVTTSVMKFNYRDYEINLLDTPGHQDFSEDTYRVLTAVDSALMVIDSAKGVEAQTTKLMEVCRMRNTPIITFINKLDRDGMEPLDILADIEEKLQIECVPLSWPIGMGKGFKGVYDLHRRQITLFTPSQDTRPEDCIVVQDLADPMLDELVGVFAANKLREDIELLQGAANPFEYEHYLKAGQTPVFFGSAINNFGVRELLDAFVELSPPPGPRATTTRMVDPSEESFSGFTFKIQANMDPAHRDRIAFFRICSGKFTRGMKVMHHRLGKEISLSNATVFMAQERSHVDEAYPGDIIGIHNHGTIKIGDTFTDKEELKFTGIPNFAPEHFRRVVLKNPLKMKQLQKGLLQMAEEGAVQVFRPIVGNDYILGAVGVLQFEVTMTRLKDEYGVDATYEPLSYTLARWVSSDNKQQLREFEKKHQFNLALDAEGHLSYLAEGSWRLAHTQELFPDIVFHKTRESV, from the coding sequence GTGAGCAGTCAATACCACAAAGAGATTCAGAAACGACGAACCTTCGGCATCATCAGCCATCCCGACGCCGGCAAGACCACCCTCACCGAAAAGCTGTTGCTGTTCGGCGGCGCCATCCAGATGGCCGGCGCGGTCAAGTCGCGCAAGACTGCGGTTCACGCCACCAGCGACTGGATGGCCATCGAGCGCGAGCGCGGCATTTCGGTGACCACCTCGGTGATGAAATTCAACTACCGCGACTACGAAATCAACCTGCTCGATACCCCTGGTCACCAGGACTTCTCCGAGGACACCTATCGGGTGCTGACTGCGGTGGACTCGGCCCTGATGGTGATCGATAGCGCCAAGGGCGTCGAGGCCCAGACCACCAAGCTGATGGAGGTCTGTCGGATGCGCAACACCCCGATCATCACCTTTATCAACAAGCTCGACCGCGACGGCATGGAGCCGCTCGACATCCTGGCCGACATCGAGGAGAAGCTGCAGATCGAATGCGTGCCGCTCAGCTGGCCGATCGGCATGGGCAAGGGGTTCAAGGGCGTCTACGACCTGCACCGTCGGCAGATCACCCTGTTCACCCCCAGCCAGGACACCCGGCCCGAGGACTGCATCGTGGTGCAGGATCTGGCCGATCCCATGCTCGATGAACTGGTCGGTGTTTTTGCCGCCAACAAACTGCGCGAGGATATTGAACTGCTGCAGGGGGCGGCCAACCCCTTCGAGTACGAGCACTATCTCAAGGCCGGGCAAACGCCGGTGTTCTTCGGCAGCGCCATCAACAACTTCGGCGTGCGCGAGCTGCTCGACGCTTTTGTCGAACTCTCGCCCCCGCCGGGTCCGCGCGCCACCACCACCCGCATGGTCGATCCGAGCGAGGAGAGTTTCAGCGGCTTCACCTTTAAAATCCAGGCCAACATGGACCCGGCCCACCGCGACCGCATCGCCTTCTTCCGCATCTGCTCGGGCAAGTTCACCCGGGGCATGAAGGTCATGCACCACCGTTTGGGCAAGGAGATCTCCTTAAGCAATGCCACCGTGTTCATGGCCCAGGAGCGCTCCCATGTCGACGAGGCCTATCCCGGCGACATCATCGGCATCCATAACCACGGCACCATCAAAATCGGCGACACCTTCACCGACAAGGAAGAGCTCAAGTTCACCGGCATCCCCAACTTCGCGCCCGAGCACTTCCGCCGGGTGGTGCTGAAAAATCCGCTCAAGATGAAGCAGCTGCAGAAAGGGCTGTTGCAGATGGCCGAGGAAGGAGCGGTGCAGGTATTCCGCCCGATTGTGGGCAATGACTACATCCTCGGTGCGGTGGGCGTGCTGCAGTTCGAGGTGACCATGACCCGGCTCAAGGACGAGTACGGGGTGGATGCCACCTATGAGCCGCTCAGCTACACCCTGGCCCGCTGGGTCTCCAGCGACAACAAGCAGCAGTTGCGCGAGTTCGAGAAGAAACACCAGTTCAATCTAGCCCTGGACGCCGAAGGCCACCTGTCCTACCTGGCCGAGGGCAGCTGGCGGCTGGCTCATACCCAGGAACTCTTTCCTGACATCGTCTTTCACAAGACGCGGGAATCGGTGTGA
- a CDS encoding Na/Pi cotransporter family protein, with translation MWTLFDGWKFLAGLGIFLFGMFMMEESVKLLAGRSFKTLIRRFTDSRLKGLLTGFVTTSILQSSSAVSLMVLAFVGAGLMTLANAIAVLMGAMVGTTCTAWIVALVGFQFKIDVFALPLIGIGGLGLIFFSGSSRYVNVSKLLAAFGFLFHGLDFMKTSVEAFAAAVDLSFLPDVGLWVYVLAGVVLTAAMQSSSATIAIILTALFSNIIDFREGSALVIGANVGTTITVLLGAIGGIPAKKQTAASSLIFNAVTAVVVVPLLSPMSWIIHDLFALGDNPVLAIALFHTLFNVLGVLLFFPWISVLVHLLHRFFPEQQTVLTRYIHNTPPQVPEAALAALRNEVLHQLLLSIRYLGIRYGLRAAGSGLAALPPPSSGVADTPLTYGDLERLHAEIFTFYARIQAEAIDPQEAAQLEPIIRSSRSTMNVVRNLYELRSEIEDIGQEDNPFLLKAHGEFRDRLAHLWRTIEGIAAESRAEVQEEELRLLFQGVEEADKQFLRSCAGAVAQRAIREQDVTRLLMVNRFLTQSSRMVVLSMQNLIMRPLPAPQPAAS, from the coding sequence ATGTGGACACTGTTTGATGGCTGGAAATTCCTTGCCGGACTGGGAATTTTTCTGTTCGGCATGTTCATGATGGAGGAATCGGTCAAACTGCTCGCCGGCCGCTCGTTCAAGACCCTGATCCGCCGCTTCACCGACAGCCGCCTCAAAGGCCTCCTGACCGGTTTCGTCACCACCTCCATCCTTCAGTCCAGCTCCGCCGTGTCCCTGATGGTGCTCGCCTTTGTCGGCGCCGGCCTGATGACGCTGGCCAACGCGATCGCGGTGCTCATGGGCGCCATGGTGGGCACGACCTGCACCGCCTGGATCGTCGCCCTGGTAGGCTTTCAGTTCAAAATCGACGTCTTTGCCCTGCCGTTGATCGGCATCGGCGGCCTGGGGCTGATCTTTTTTTCCGGCTCCAGCCGGTATGTCAACGTCAGCAAGCTGTTGGCCGCCTTTGGTTTTCTCTTCCATGGCCTGGACTTCATGAAAACCAGCGTCGAAGCCTTTGCCGCCGCGGTCGACCTGTCCTTTCTGCCAGACGTGGGCCTGTGGGTCTATGTCCTGGCCGGCGTCGTGCTGACTGCGGCCATGCAGTCCAGTTCCGCCACCATCGCCATCATCCTCACCGCCCTTTTCTCCAACATCATTGATTTTCGCGAGGGGTCGGCCCTGGTGATCGGGGCCAACGTCGGCACCACGATCACGGTGCTCCTGGGCGCCATCGGCGGTATTCCGGCGAAAAAACAGACCGCTGCCAGCTCACTCATTTTCAATGCGGTTACCGCCGTGGTGGTCGTGCCCCTGCTGTCGCCGATGTCCTGGATCATCCATGACCTGTTCGCTCTCGGCGACAACCCCGTCCTGGCCATCGCCCTGTTCCACACCCTGTTCAATGTCCTGGGCGTGCTGCTTTTCTTTCCCTGGATTTCGGTGTTGGTTCACTTGCTGCATCGTTTCTTTCCCGAACAACAGACCGTGCTCACCCGCTACATCCACAACACCCCACCCCAGGTTCCCGAAGCTGCTCTAGCCGCCCTGCGCAACGAGGTGCTCCATCAACTGCTGCTGTCCATCCGCTATCTCGGTATCCGCTACGGTCTGCGCGCGGCGGGCAGCGGATTGGCGGCCTTACCCCCGCCATCCAGCGGCGTTGCCGACACCCCGCTCACCTACGGGGATCTGGAACGCCTGCATGCTGAAATTTTCACCTTTTATGCCCGGATACAAGCCGAGGCCATCGATCCCCAGGAAGCGGCACAGCTGGAGCCGATTATCCGGTCCAGCCGCAGTACCATGAACGTGGTGCGAAATCTGTATGAGCTGCGATCGGAAATCGAGGATATTGGCCAGGAAGACAACCCGTTTCTACTCAAGGCCCATGGCGAATTCCGTGACCGGCTGGCCCACCTGTGGCGGACCATTGAAGGGATAGCGGCCGAATCCCGGGCAGAGGTGCAGGAGGAAGAACTGCGGCTTCTATTCCAGGGCGTCGAGGAGGCCGACAAACAGTTTCTCCGCTCCTGCGCCGGGGCGGTGGCCCAGCGGGCGATCCGGGAACAGGATGTTACCAGACTGCTGATGGTCAACCGTTTCCTGACCCAATCCAGCCGGATGGTGGTCCTGAGCATGCAAAACCTGATCATGCGCCCCCTACCCGCCCCGCAGCCGGCCGCAAGTTAA
- a CDS encoding ATP-binding protein: protein MRSIFFRLLLSFSLTILLTGVISGLVMYSLSRRSVDSFRHDFHRQMQASIARSIVLMGQAAQVMRQHRGERAFNLYVEEIQASMRTRLYLRAGDTVVPVDPALPSELVRLADTAVAGDQPLIRDDGRELLVIQRLRAPDGASYAVIGLHRLGPPPGLDGPPPGRPDFFPDNGPGRPTQPLPKPPPHPPFFGRGQWLRLVVFLAVAGTICYLLARSFSAPLERLRRISRQIAGGDLSARVGASLGEAGNEIGDLARDFDHMAEQMEEMVNNQKRLLRDISHELRSPLARLNLALELARKRFQAEEDGNLDRIGRESERLNNLISQLLSLTRSEAFTIDANTPRVALAELVRDVAQDVDFETRHLGKGVVVGEVAEASVPGSPELLRQAIENIIRNGATSTRSGSRVEVCLFTRKNSSTTNAQAVIRVRDHGPGVPEDKLPHLIEPFFRVAEARDRNTGGTGLGLAIAHHAIRQHGGLLHFRNAPDQDGLIVDIRLPLDQASPPEQTAAQDATFS, encoded by the coding sequence ATGCGCAGCATCTTCTTCCGTCTCCTGCTCAGTTTTTCCCTGACCATCCTTCTCACCGGAGTGATCAGCGGCCTGGTGATGTACTCCCTGTCCCGCCGGTCGGTGGATTCCTTCCGCCACGATTTCCATCGTCAGATGCAGGCCAGCATCGCCCGTTCGATCGTGCTGATGGGCCAGGCCGCACAGGTGATGCGCCAGCACCGTGGCGAGCGAGCGTTCAACCTGTATGTCGAGGAAATCCAGGCGTCGATGCGAACCCGACTGTATCTACGCGCCGGCGACACCGTCGTGCCCGTCGACCCCGCCCTCCCCTCCGAGCTTGTCCGCTTGGCCGATACCGCCGTCGCGGGCGACCAACCTCTCATTCGGGACGACGGTCGGGAACTGTTGGTGATTCAGCGGCTGCGTGCCCCGGACGGAGCCTCCTACGCGGTGATCGGTTTGCACCGTCTGGGCCCACCTCCGGGCCTGGACGGCCCACCCCCGGGCCGGCCAGACTTTTTCCCCGACAATGGTCCAGGACGGCCAACGCAACCTCTGCCGAAGCCGCCGCCGCACCCTCCTTTCTTCGGCCGAGGCCAATGGCTGCGCCTGGTGGTGTTTCTCGCTGTCGCCGGGACCATCTGCTATCTGCTGGCCCGATCCTTCAGCGCCCCCCTGGAACGACTGCGCCGCATCAGCCGCCAGATTGCCGGCGGCGATCTCTCGGCGAGGGTGGGCGCCTCATTGGGCGAGGCGGGCAACGAAATCGGCGATCTGGCGAGGGATTTCGACCACATGGCCGAACAGATGGAAGAAATGGTCAACAACCAGAAACGGTTGTTGCGCGATATTTCCCACGAACTGCGCTCCCCGTTGGCTCGGCTGAACCTGGCCCTGGAGCTGGCACGAAAGCGGTTCCAGGCCGAGGAAGATGGTAATTTGGACCGAATCGGCCGTGAATCCGAACGCTTGAACAACCTGATCAGCCAACTGCTCTCCTTGACTCGCAGCGAGGCCTTCACCATAGACGCCAACACGCCCAGGGTCGCCCTCGCCGAACTGGTGCGGGACGTCGCCCAGGATGTTGATTTCGAGACCCGTCACCTGGGCAAGGGGGTCGTGGTCGGCGAGGTGGCCGAGGCATCGGTGCCCGGTTCCCCTGAACTGCTGCGGCAGGCCATTGAAAACATCATCCGCAACGGCGCCACCTCCACCCGGTCAGGCAGCCGCGTGGAGGTCTGTTTGTTTACCCGGAAAAACAGCTCAACGACAAACGCGCAGGCGGTCATCCGCGTACGGGATCACGGTCCAGGCGTGCCGGAAGACAAACTCCCCCACCTCATCGAACCCTTTTTCCGGGTGGCCGAGGCCAGGGACCGCAACACGGGCGGCACCGGACTGGGGCTGGCCATTGCCCATCACGCAATCCGGCAGCATGGCGGATTGCTGCACTTCCGCAACGCCCCCGACCAGGACGGGCTGATTGTCGATATCCGGCTGCCGCTCGACCAGGCATCACCGCCGGAGCAGACCGCGGCTCAGGACGCAACTTTTTCTTGA